The Glycine soja cultivar W05 chromosome 19, ASM419377v2, whole genome shotgun sequence genomic sequence ATGACCACTTTCAGACTGAGAAGATTGAGGCATCAGACCCCATCTATTGGGCTTTTCCTACTCTCTCCCTCAAGAAACTTGTTCTAAAATGCATCAATGTCACTGCCAAAGACAAACAGTAGACCCATTCCTGTTATTACCAATTTTTTTGGATCCCATGTCTCTTGGGAGCTGCAACATTTGGAGAAGATGTGAGCTACATTGTTCTGCATTTCATTGCTGCCATGCAAGTGGGAAGCTTTCATATATATAGCGTGTACGCTAACACACATATCAAGCGAGAAAGCCTTTTTTTACATGAGGGTGAGAGGAACAAATACTGACCATTAGATTTTTTCATGAATATTCAATATTAAAACGTAAAAGTgatgttaattttgttttcatgtgGTCATACAACTTTTAAGTAGTCTTTAATCTTGACTGTTTATGCATGGTTGTATGATCAGTTTTTACTCCTCTTGCTCTAAGCCTCCAATATAAAAATAACCCTCACTATATATACTTCCGCAGATATGGTGTTCATGTGATTGGCGAGGATGGgttcaatttcaatttaaaataaattaataaataaaattcttggTTAACTAGTTAACTAAGAAACAAACTTAACCCCTTGTCTTCTGTGATTTTGTTTGTCTTGAGATGTTTCGATGCTTATGGTTGCTCTTTTTCTGCATGTTTTAGAGCTGGAAGCAAGGTATTGATAGGGATGACCCATCATCAAGTCGAGGCACCTCATGgtttaaaaaacaatattctGATGGGGCCTCTGGAAGGTACCGGAATAGCAATAAAGGATCAAGTCATCGGTACAGAAGTAAGGATGCTTGAAAATATTTGTGCCATAACAGAATATATGACAAATGACATCATGTATCTTGTACTACTAGCTCTCTTGATTGGTGGTTGTATCTCTCTAGGAAGTCATCCAACTTAATCTTGTTTGGAACTTCATGTCTACTCAAATAGGATCAGAAGATTTAAACTTGCGGAGGTCATAGATAGGATTTGATTTGAACTTGCATCATAAGCTTTCTTAAATTTGTCATGTTTTTtacattgtttttattatttttaacaaaaaatagaagtttCTAGATACCTATAAAGTATATTCTGGAGTCAAACGTATTAATGGTAAGTTAACAAACTTGATTTCTTTCAGGAGATCCTTCTTTTTGTGAAGATGATTTTGATGTTGAAACCATTCTCCGTTCTGCCTTTGGTGGGAATAGATTCTTCTATTGGTCCTTCATCAATGAGGAAAATCCTCAGTGGAGGAGGTCTGAACGCTTTTCTAATTTTGAGAAATCATGGAGCTGGAGATATCGAAACGAAAATGATTATGACTCTTCATCTGAGTCTGATAGTTTAGATTCAGATTTAGTTTCTGATAGATTAGCCCTTGGATTGAGTGCTTCAGGTTCCCTGAAACTTGAAGATGTAAAAAATGCGTGagttcttacttcttcttttactCCCTCTCCCTCTTTACCAAAATGTTAGGATGCCAGAGTTCTttgctatgattttttttaacctttttatgTCATCTAGTTACCAAAATGTTTGGATGCCAGAGTTctttattatgatatttttaaccTTTTAATATCATCAGGTACCGGGTCTGTGCTCTAAAATGGCATCCAGATCGTCATCAAGGCTCTTCGAAGGTGCTGCCAAGCTCTAACCACTGATTatattcctccttctttcttGTTCTATTCCTTGTTCAGGAGTTCTATCATTAGTTTGCACAGCTTCCtaactctattttttattctgtACATTGATACTTGATAGGCTATAGCAGAAGAGAAGTTCAAGCTTTGCAGtgcagcttatcaatctttaTGTGATAAGCTGGCCTTGGATTAAGGATCCTTAAGGCCTATGCTAATCCTTTTCTAGAAGTCTCCAGCCAGCTCATACCAGATGATTGACCATGCTAAATTATTTAACACAACAATCCTGTTTTCATTGTATTTTTGtagttttaagtaattttattagATGATCATGGAAATATTATGTATGCTATTTTACAATTACAATTGCATTTGTACCATTTATTATCTCAGCTGATTCATTTCAGAATCTCGTATTGGTgttcaaataataaattgtaagAGTTGCCTTTTTGCAACATTTGAGTACGAGTGTTCGTAAACTAAACAAGTCCAATTTAAATTGCAAAAATCGAAttgaaaaagtttaaaaaagaaaaataaaaaatctaaaaggtAAAGACTAAAGAGGTCTTGTACTCTTGTTAGCTAGAGTTTTATGaatattaagaaatatttaattattttaaaaataaattttatataaatttattattttcaagacaagataatatatactttttttttttaatttcatacttCCTCaactgtattttttattttatatttttgtatgctAAGCTCACAAGGTGAAGAAAATTGGTAGGCTTAATAGTTTCACCAAAATCCGAAATGGCTAGGTTGGGATTGGAAGAAAATGAAGTAAAGTAATAAAAGAGAGATGCGTGCGTGTGAATCTGCtcgttttcaatttttcatgcaTAAAATGCATAATCATTAACATTTAACACTGTTGATTCGTATTCTTTCCATCGTATATTTTTTCATTGTGTaggtgataattttttatttacaataaaataaaacattaatccATTCCGCTTCAATCCAAACATAAACTTGGTCTTATCCTTAGAAGATTTTGGATTAAGAAAAGGTGAGGGAAGAGAGTGGTTCTTTTCTTTTGCTCGTTAAATCGAATGATTTGAATTCGACACGGGCACAGTAAAAAAGGGTTTAGTTGTGTTCGAAATTCGAAATTCCAATCGCAAAGcataagaaaaattaagaaaaaatgacGGTGAAACCAATCCATCTTCAGATATGTGGATTGGTTAGTCAACGATGGAGTTGGAAACCCCGCACAGTCTCATCCCTCTCCTCATTTTCCCCAATTCCATACCCTAACCCTTATTCCAAACTGCTTCCCACCAACACCGTCGCTCGCAGGGTTCGATTCGCGCCATTTCACGCTTCCTCGTCGCCGCTTCCTTCTGCCGTGAGTTCTCTTCGCCCGTTCCTACTGTTAATTTCGTAGCTGCATTATTAGATAtgatgaaattttataatttgtggACCTTAACGGTTCGCTGAAATGGTATTAATTGTGATACTGTAGGGTATTGTTCGAAACATCAAGTTCTGTCAGTGGTGTGGTGGTTCCACGAAGCATGATATTCCTGAAGGGGAGGAAAGGTTGAGAGCAATATGTACGGTTTGCGGGAAGATCGCGTATCAAAATCCGAAGATGGTGACTGTCTAGAAATATCTCTGTTAGTTTCTGGTTGATTTGGTTTAGTGGTTGTGAAGTGATAACGGGTATTTTTGGGTGTTCTgaagtaattttctttgaatgtGTATCAATGGATTTGCAAGATGACTGTTGTGCAACAAGTATATTAGAAATTTGTTTTACTTGTTCTTTCATTCTTGCAGCTGATTTTGTGGTTTTTGTTCACTCTTAAATTTGGATTAGGACTTCTACCATATGTTCCGTAATAAGTGTGAAGGTTGCTCTGTGCATTAGATATGATTTGGTATGCTCTGCATGAATTTGATACTGAAATGTATATGGAGGTATCTGCATATAACATGCTTTAAAATGTTATGCctataattttcattctttgaagtaatttttgttttcacataatagttaatgaaaatgaaaaacaaataaggATTTGGAGGAGTATCATTTGTTTAGATGTTCTCCAAAAGGAAGCATGGTCACTTTAAATAGTAGCTGTACTTGTATCAAATGTGTATGCATGTCGGACTCTTCAGAAACTCCtgcattttatgtttttttttttacttctgttTTTTGAACTTTTATAATTCCATtacaattagataaaaaaaattaatgtttcattatGTTTACAATGACTTATGCTAACTTTCAAAACATCAGTTTTCTCTTTTGATTTaagatttatgtttttatactatttttatcAGGCTTTGttgttgaattatttttgtagtaatttttgtgtttattaatgtttaaaatttgtCATATCTCTGTGTCATGTGTCATGTCTGTGTTTTTAGGATTCTCTAACCTTTGTCTTCTGGAAAAGAATTGTATAATGATTGTATGTTGTTTGTCATAGCATTTATTTCATTCCATCAATTGATACATGACTAATTACTTTGTTCTGAACATGACATGATTTTGGATGGCAAAGTAGGTAGTTGGCTGCCTCATTGAACATGATAACAAGGTCCTTCTTTGCAAGAGGAGTATTCAACCATCTCATGGCCTTTGGTAGGaatggatttttttattgaactgcCTATTTTTGTTGTTTGCGGTTATGTACATGTTATCTTCCTATCCCCAGAACTATTTATAAAACCATGATGCTAttgctaacaatttttttataatgaaaaatgatgCATTACTTTTCATCAACAAGCTATGTTAATTTCACATTTTGGAGTCAATTAGGACCCTTCCTGCTGGTTATTTGGAAATTGGAGAGTCTGCTGTGGAAGGTGCCATTAGGGAAACAAGGGAGGAAGCAAATGCAGACGTAGAAGTAATTTCTCCATTTGCCCAAttggatattcctttaattGGCCAAGTGAGAAAGAAGCTTTGatttatttcttcattatttttgttattatttttcttttttgttgatttCCTTGATTAGGTAGAGAATTTTGATCATGATTATTGAATGTTTGAGGCAGAGTTACATGATATTCTTAGCAAAGCTGAAGAAGCACCATTTTTCACCTGGTCCAGAATCATCGGCATGCCAACTTTTTCCACTTGATGATATACCTTTCAATTCTTTATCCTTTTCATCAATGGTGGTTACCTTAAGTTTGGTATGATTCAGAATCAGATATTTAAACATGCTGGCTTTAGGTTTTATTTTGTCGCCTACTCATACTGTAACATGTTATTTGTCATGGTCACAGTATGTTGAGGATATTAAGGCTGGAAAGCTCAAATTCCATTATGGAACCATTAACAAAAGGTATTTTCTTCCTACTTGCAGGTTATTTTCTCTAAATATAATGTATTGTCTGGTTTGAGGGCAGGAAATTATTTTGGATGTGAAAGTAATTGTGTTTTCGGTTAGGACAGATATCTGTAAACTGGGTTGACCACATACATCTCAATTAGTTTGGTTGGGTTGGCTACTAGTTTCATAATTGTTCAGGTCCAGTCTGTCCTGGGATGGATGCTAGCAAAATGTTTGGAAGATAAGTTAAGGGTCTTGCTAACGAGTGTTTAAGAGTACTGGTTAAGAAATcaataaatagaaaatgttaTTGGAAATTACAGAGAGTGCATAGGAAATCATGATGAGAGTgcattaataattgtttttaataaaaagtttCTACTGTTGATTTAATTAGTATCATAAATTGTTAGGAACCAAGAattgaaataagaaaagaaaagattttattgactaataagaaaagaacagaaaataggagagaaaactctcctccaagggtttccccttcacaaaggatTTCTCCTTTCACAAAGCGCTAATGCTCAATCTACAAATGATAAGATTCCCCTCTCCTATCCCTCTTCCTCTgtttatatctaataaacccctctaactaactaactcattAGTAGCCTGACTATATAAACTAACTCTCCTTTCTCCTTATATCCTAACATAAATTGATTAGGACGCAAAAAGGTACTCTTTATGTGTGTTTTCAACTGCAGTTTCTCCCTCTGTTCTATTTTATAAGGGAAAAAAAGTCCTATTTTTTGGtctcaaatataagcaaaagttaactaactttgttttatttaatgagGTTATCTTCAAAATGCCCTTTA encodes the following:
- the LOC114399105 gene encoding uncharacterized protein LOC114399105; amino-acid sequence: MNSAIFKASNSNNLHSSLRAALFHSTSPLQRKRRNHWDSRGSNHTSRRFRRVQAKHRVMNSINDYAESLFQSWKQGIDRDDPSSSRGTSWFKKQYSDGASGRYRNSNKGSSHRYRRDPSFCEDDFDVETILRSAFGGNRFFYWSFINEENPQWRRSERFSNFEKSWSWRYRNENDYDSSSESDSLDSDLVSDRLALGLSASGSLKLEDVKNAYRVCALKWHPDRHQGSSKAIAEEKFKLCSAAYQSLCDKLALD
- the LOC114400577 gene encoding nudix hydrolase 23, chloroplastic-like, producing the protein MTVKPIHLQICGLVSQRWSWKPRTVSSLSSFSPIPYPNPYSKLLPTNTVARRVRFAPFHASSSPLPSAGIVRNIKFCQWCGGSTKHDIPEGEERLRAICTVCGKIAYQNPKMVVGCLIEHDNKVLLCKRSIQPSHGLWTLPAGYLEIGESAVEGAIRETREEANADVEVISPFAQLDIPLIGQSYMIFLAKLKKHHFSPGPESSACQLFPLDDIPFNSLSFSSMVVTLSLYVEDIKAGKLKFHYGTINKRPGTSPSDIRAYTLDHHMHS